ACCTGCGCCCCGCGGTGCGGATCGCCGCGCTGCAGCGCGTCGTCGATTCGGTGGCCTGCGCGATCGCCGGCTACGACACGGCCCCGGCGCGCGTCGCCCGGCGCCTCGCCCGCCGCGTCCGCGCCGACCTGCCCGCGACGGTGTTCGGCGACGGCACCCCCACGGCGCCCGAGCTCGCTGCGTTCGCCAACACCGTGATGGTGCGCGCCCTCGACTGGAACGACGGGATGCTCGCGCGCGGCGGGGGGCACCCGAGCGACATGATCCCCGCCGTGCTCGCGGCCGGCGAGGTCGCCCACGCCTCGGGGCGGGAGGTCCTCGCCGCCATCGTGCTCGCCTACGAGGTCCTCGGCTCGCTCGGCAGCGCCACCGGGCTGCGAGAGCGGGGGTGGGACCAGGGGACGTTCATCGCGGTGGCGAGCGCCCTCGCGATCGGCAGGCTGTCGGGCCTCGGCGCCGACGACCTCGCCAACGCCGTGTCGCTCGCCATCGTGCCGAACGTCCCGCTGCGAGTCACTCGTGTCGGCCACCTGTCCATGTGGAAGGGGTGCGCGTCGGCTGCCGCCGTGCGCAACGCCCTGTTCGCGGTGTCGCTGGCGAGCGAAGGCATGACCGGTCCCGCCGAGCCGTTCGAGGGCAGGTCGGGTCTGTGGGACCAGGTGACGGGGCCCTTCGAGTTCCAGCTGCCGGTGAACCCGGGTGGTCCGAGCGTGGTCGAGCTCTCGCACCTGAAGCCGTACCCGGCCGAGTCCCACTCCCAGGCGCTCATCTCGCTCGCGCCGGCAATCCGAGCTGCCGTCGACCCCACGGACATCCGCGCCATCGAGGTCGAGACCTACTGGCACGCCTTCAACGAGATCGGCTCGGACCCGGCGAAGTGGGACCCCGACACTCGCGAGACCGCCGACCACAGCCTGCCCTACCTGCTCGCTGTGGCGCTCCTCGACGGCACGGTCACGCCCGCCTCCTTCACCCCCGAGCGCCTCGCCGACCCGGCGCTGCGCGACCTCATGGCGAAGATCGAGGTACGCGAGAACCCGGAGTTCACGGCCCAGTACCGGCCGACCGGCCGCGAGATCGCCGGCTCGCCGCGCACCCGTATCACCGTCCGAGGTGGCACCGGCGCCCCGTTCGTGGCCGAGGTCGGCTTCCCGAAGGGCCACTACCGCAACCCGATGTCGCCCGGGGAGACGGATGCGAAGCTCGAGGCGGCCTGCGCGCCACTCGTGGCTCCCGCGAGACGCGAGGAGATCCGCGCCGCGTTCTGGTCGCTCGATTCGCTGCACGACGTCGGCGACGCGATCAGAACGCTCTCGTCCCTCGCCCCCCCGACGACGGGCGACGCGGTGGGCGTCGGCGACGACTAGGACACCGAGCACGGAGGGGACAGCGCAGTGGACCACTTCGAGTACCTACGGAACGTCGACTGGGAGCGGCTGCGGGCCACGCCTGCAACCGAGCGGGTCACGCAGCGGCTCCTCGACCCAAGCTCGGGCGCGGCGAACTGCACCTTCGCCGTCATCCGCACCCCGCCGGGCGGCGCCTCGCCCGAGGGGCTGCACGTCCACGAGGTCGAGCAGCTCGTCTACGTGCTCGACGGCACCCTCAGCGTCGACGTCGACGGAAGGCGCCTGAGCGTCGAGCCCGGCGGTCTCGTCGTGCTCCCGCCGCAGGTGCCCCACCGAGTCGCGAACGAGGCGCACGAGCCGAGCCTCCACATCGCCATCAACGCACCCGCGCCCGATCCCCGCCAGCCCCGGGCTCGCCGCGTCGAAGCCGGGGACGCCTCGGAGGCTCGCGCCCGGTGATCGAGGTCGCCGAGCGCATCGCCGTCCCGGTCCCGCCGAGGGCCGTCTTCGAGGTGCTCGCCGACGTACGCGCCGTCGCGTCCTGCATCCCGGGCGCATCGCTCGACCCGGAGGTCCTGGACGGCGCCTTCAGCGGCAGCCTCGCGGTGCGCTTCGGGCCGATGGTCGTCACCTTCCGAGGGCGCGGGACCCTCGAGCTCGAGGAAGGGGAGCTCAGCGGGCGCGTCCAGGCGCAGGGACGCGACGGGCGGGGCGGGACGCGCTTCCACGCGAGCGCCACCTTCCACGTGCTCGAGGAGCCCGACGGCGCCGCCGTCACGATCGACAGCAGGATCGACCTTCGCGGTCCGCTCGCCTCGGTCGTCGAGGCCGGCGCCGCCACGGTCGCGCGCGAAATGACCGCGGAGTTCGGTCGCGCCCTGCAGGCGCGCCTCGCCCCCGAACCTGCCCTCGCAGCCGCGGTCGAGGGCCCCGCACGCGCCGCGAGGCGGATCCCCGTGCGCCTCGTCCTCGAGGCGCTGCGCGCGACGCTCGCCGCTCTCCTCCGCAGGATCGCACGCCCCTTGCGCCGGCGCACCCCCGCCGAGGAGGCTACCGACGGCCCTGGCGCGCCGCTCGAGCGCGCGCAGCGCTAGCGGTCGCAGGGGCAGCCGGTCGGCACGAACGACGGAGGCACGGACGTGGAGCGAGGACCGGTCACTGCTGCCATCGGATCGCCGCAAGCCGCCGCGGAACCTGGCGCCACCCCCGGCACACGG
The nucleotide sequence above comes from Acidimicrobiales bacterium. Encoded proteins:
- a CDS encoding MmgE/PrpD family protein, producing the protein MDATTEKLVAYALAAETDLRPAVRIAALQRVVDSVACAIAGYDTAPARVARRLARRVRADLPATVFGDGTPTAPELAAFANTVMVRALDWNDGMLARGGGHPSDMIPAVLAAGEVAHASGREVLAAIVLAYEVLGSLGSATGLRERGWDQGTFIAVASALAIGRLSGLGADDLANAVSLAIVPNVPLRVTRVGHLSMWKGCASAAAVRNALFAVSLASEGMTGPAEPFEGRSGLWDQVTGPFEFQLPVNPGGPSVVELSHLKPYPAESHSQALISLAPAIRAAVDPTDIRAIEVETYWHAFNEIGSDPAKWDPDTRETADHSLPYLLAVALLDGTVTPASFTPERLADPALRDLMAKIEVRENPEFTAQYRPTGREIAGSPRTRITVRGGTGAPFVAEVGFPKGHYRNPMSPGETDAKLEAACAPLVAPARREEIRAAFWSLDSLHDVGDAIRTLSSLAPPTTGDAVGVGDD
- a CDS encoding cupin domain-containing protein, which produces MDHFEYLRNVDWERLRATPATERVTQRLLDPSSGAANCTFAVIRTPPGGASPEGLHVHEVEQLVYVLDGTLSVDVDGRRLSVEPGGLVVLPPQVPHRVANEAHEPSLHIAINAPAPDPRQPRARRVEAGDASEARAR
- a CDS encoding SRPBCC domain-containing protein, producing the protein MIEVAERIAVPVPPRAVFEVLADVRAVASCIPGASLDPEVLDGAFSGSLAVRFGPMVVTFRGRGTLELEEGELSGRVQAQGRDGRGGTRFHASATFHVLEEPDGAAVTIDSRIDLRGPLASVVEAGAATVAREMTAEFGRALQARLAPEPALAAAVEGPARAARRIPVRLVLEALRATLAALLRRIARPLRRRTPAEEATDGPGAPLERAQR